A single Silvibacterium dinghuense DNA region contains:
- the ftsA gene encoding cell division protein FtsA, with product MSQKSDNLIAVLDTGSSKTRVLIAELHDGALRYRGHGIVDAAGMRKGVIAELKPAAEAVNKAATLAEKRADATIEKCVIAVGGPHIRGVNSRGGISLGNRLREISREDVRAAVDRARSVSLPQDREVIHLLPQQFILDDQPNIHDPVGMVGGRLEVNLHIATCSAGAQQSIVTCANRAGLEVTESVFEAVAAAESTISADERELGVCLLDIGAATSELIVFFEGSVAHTSVIPIGGDHFTNDLAAGLHVTPPEAEWIKCHYGHAVVTAVSQSAEIELTGMPGYAPRTVRQRLVCEILEPRARELFHMLRDNLRQGGVLEALGAGCVLTGGGARLPGLLDTAESLLRVPARIGSPVPLSKMPEELAQPECSALIGALLYTHRTSIIRAAEDNSLRAKLRAIFAGSL from the coding sequence ATGAGCCAGAAGTCTGACAACCTGATTGCCGTGCTCGATACCGGAAGCTCGAAGACCCGCGTGCTGATTGCCGAGCTGCATGACGGCGCGCTGCGCTATCGCGGCCACGGCATCGTGGATGCCGCCGGCATGCGCAAGGGCGTGATCGCCGAGCTGAAGCCCGCGGCCGAGGCCGTGAACAAGGCTGCAACGCTGGCGGAAAAGCGCGCCGATGCCACGATTGAAAAATGCGTGATCGCGGTCGGCGGCCCGCATATTCGCGGTGTAAACAGCCGCGGCGGTATCAGCTTGGGCAATCGCCTGCGCGAGATTTCGCGCGAAGATGTCCGCGCCGCGGTCGACCGTGCGCGCTCGGTCTCGCTGCCCCAGGACCGCGAAGTCATTCATTTGCTGCCGCAGCAGTTCATCCTCGACGATCAGCCGAATATCCACGACCCGGTGGGCATGGTGGGCGGACGGCTCGAGGTGAACCTGCATATCGCGACCTGCTCGGCCGGCGCGCAGCAGAGCATTGTGACCTGCGCCAACCGGGCCGGGCTCGAGGTGACGGAATCGGTCTTCGAAGCCGTGGCCGCGGCGGAGTCCACCATCTCTGCCGACGAGCGCGAGCTGGGTGTCTGCCTGCTCGACATCGGTGCGGCGACCAGCGAGTTGATCGTCTTCTTCGAGGGCTCGGTGGCGCATACCTCGGTGATTCCCATCGGCGGCGACCACTTTACGAACGACCTCGCTGCCGGTCTGCATGTGACGCCGCCGGAGGCGGAGTGGATCAAGTGCCACTACGGGCATGCCGTGGTTACGGCCGTTTCGCAGAGCGCGGAGATCGAGCTGACCGGCATGCCCGGCTATGCTCCGCGCACGGTGCGCCAGCGGCTGGTGTGCGAGATTCTGGAGCCGCGCGCCCGTGAGCTCTTCCATATGCTGCGCGATAACCTTCGCCAGGGTGGCGTGCTGGAGGCGCTGGGCGCCGGATGCGTGCTCACCGGCGGCGGCGCGCGCCTGCCCGGCCTGCTCGACACGGCGGAGAGCCTGTTGCGTGTGCCGGCTCGTATCGGCTCGCCGGTGCCGCTCTCGAAGATGCCCGAGGAGCTGGCGCAGCCGGAGTGTTCGGCGCTGATCGGCGCCCTGCTTTATACCCATCGCACCAGCATCATCCGTGCGGCGGAAGACAACAGCCTGCGCGCCAAGCTGCGCGCGATTTTTGCAGGAAGTTTGTAA